One Vitis riparia cultivar Riparia Gloire de Montpellier isolate 1030 chromosome 4, EGFV_Vit.rip_1.0, whole genome shotgun sequence genomic window carries:
- the LOC117912311 gene encoding ADP-ribosylation factor-like protein 2 has translation MGLLSIIRKIKRKEKEMRILMVGLDNSGKTTIVLKINGEDTSVISPTLGFNIKTITYHKYTLNIWDVGGQRTIRSYWRNYFEQTDGLVWVVDSSDLRRLDDCKMELDNLLKEERLSGASLLILANKQDINGALTPAEIAKVLNLEAMDKTRHWKIVGCSAITGEGLLEGFDWLVQDIASRIYVLD, from the exons ATGGGGCTTCTCAGCATCATtagaaaaatcaagagaaaagagaaggaaatgcGTATACTCATGGT GGGTCTTGATAATTCAGGGAAGACTACAATTGTGTTGAAAATCAATGGAGAGGACACTAGTGTTATCAGTCCCACCCTCGGCTTCAATATCAAAACCATCACCTACCACAA GTATACTCTTAATATATGGGATGTTGGGGGCCAAAGAACTATAAGATCTTACTGGAGAAACTACTTTGAACAAACTGATGGTTTGGTATGGGTTGTTGATAGTTCAGATCTTAGAAGGTTAGATGATTGCAAAATGGAACTGGACAACCTTTTGAAGGAAGAG AGACTGTCGGGAGCATCCTTGCTGATACTAGCAAATAAGCAAGATATAAATGGAGCTCTTACACCAGCAGAAATAGCTAAG GTCCTCAACTTAGAAGCTATGGACAAAACCAGGCATTGGAAAATTGTGGGCTGCAGCGCAATCACGGGTGAAGGGCTTCTTGAGGGATTTGATTGGTTGGTCCAGGATATTGCCTCTCGAATCTATGTGCTTGACTGA
- the LOC117913035 gene encoding 60S ribosomal protein L6, mitochondrial-like, producing the protein MEAKFFRFLKIVGVGFKARAESEGRLLYLKLGYSHEVELTVPPAVRVFCFKPNVVCCTGIDKQRVHQFAAAVRSCKPPEVYKGKGIMYIDEVIKKKQGKKSK; encoded by the coding sequence ATGGAGGCCAAATTCTTTCGGTTTCTGAAGATAGTGGGCGTGGGGTTCAAAGCGAGAGCTGAATCGGAGGGTCGCCTCCTGTATCTGAAATTGGGGTACAGCCACGAGGTAGAACTGACTGTACCTCCGGCAGTGCGTGTGTTCTGCTTCAAACCAAACGTAGTGTGCTGCACTGGGATTGACAAGCAAAGGGTGCACCAGTTTGCTGCTGCTGTTCGCAGTTGTAAGCCTCCGGAAGTTTACAAAGGCAAAGGTATCATGTACATTGATGAAGTTATCAAGAAGAAACAGGGAAAGAAATCGAAATGA